In Solidesulfovibrio carbinoliphilus subsp. oakridgensis, the sequence GCCCACATCACCGGCCTCCATCTGCGCCTGCCGGGCCACGGCGACACCGGCCCGACGCTCGAAATCTTTTCCTACGACGACTTGGCCGAGCGGCCGGACGTGGCCCCCAACACCCCGGGGTTCGCCCACCTGGCCTTTCTGGTGGACGACGTGCCGGCCATGGCCGAGGCGGTCCTGGCCGCCGGCGGCTCGGCCGTGGGCGAGCTCGGCACCCGCGACGTGCCCGACGTCGGCCGGCTGGCCTTTCGCTACATGCGCGATCCCGAAGGCAACATGATCGAGCTGCTCCACTGGTCCTAGGTCCGCCGCTCCGCGATGTTCGGGCGAGGCGTCCGGGGCGCAAAGGCCGGAAGTATTTTCGCTAAAAAACCTTCCGGGTTTTCAAGGGCGAAGCGGCGTGCCGCGCCTTTGCGGCGGCCTCGCCCGCCTGTGCCCGGTTTCCAGGCCCGGGGATGTGCGCTATGGTGCCGGCGGCGGCATGGGCCGTCTCCGGCGGCCACGGCCGTGGCCGGCGCGCCCGGCGGTCCGGGAAGGCCGCGCCGGAAATCCTTTATTTTTTCGTAACACAGGGGCCTGGCTCCAGGGGCGCGGCGCCGGCCGGCAAAAAGCATCATGTCCGATTTCGTCCATCTCCACTGCCACACCGAGTACAGCCTCCTCGACGGGGCCATCCGCATCGGCGACCTGGTCAAGACGGCCGCGTCCTTCGGGTCCCCGGCCGCGGCCATCACCGACCACGGCAACCTCCACGGCGCGCTCATCTTCTACGATTACGCCAAAAAGGCCGGCATAAAGCCCATCATCGGCTGCGAGGTCTACGTCACCGCCGCCAGCCGCCACGACCGCGATCCCAGGAACCCGCGCTACCACCTGGTGCTCCTGGCCCAGAATCTGGCCGGCTACAAAAATCTCCTCAAGCTCGTGACCCTCGGCCACACCGAGGGCATGTACTACAAGCCCCGGGTGGACAAGGAACTGCTCGGGAAATACGGCGAAGGGCTCATCGCGCTCTCCGCCTGCCTCAAGGGCGAAATCAACCAGCGGCTTTTAAAAGAAGGGAAAGATCAGGCCGTGGCCTGCGCCAGGGAGTACATGGCGCTTTTCCCGGACCGTTTCTATTTCGAGATCCAGGCCAACGGCATCCCGGAGCAGCAAACGGTCAACGACTTCCTGATCGACCTGTCAGACGACCTCAAGGTGCCCTTGGTGGCCACCAACGACTGCCACTATCTCCGGGCCGAGGACGCCGAGGCCCACGACGTGCTCCTTTGCATCCAGACCGCCGCCTGCGTGGACGACGCCAAGCGGATGCGCTTTACCACCAAGGACCTCTACTACCGTTCGCCGGACGAGATGGCCGAGGCCTTCGCCCATGTGCCCCAGGCCCTGGCCAACACCTGCGAGATCGCCGAGCGCGTCGATCTGAGTCTCAAGTTCGGGGACTACCATTTTCCGGTCTACAAGACCCCGCCCGGCAAGTCCCTGGACGACGTCATGGCCGACATGGCCCGCCAGGGGCTTCGGGACCGGTTGGCCAAGATGCCGGACGCGGAGCCAAAAAAATACTGGGACCGCCTGGAACTCGAACTCGACGTCATCAAGCAGATGGGCTTTCCAGGCTATTTCCTGATTGTCCAGGACTTCATCAACTGGGCCAAGGACCACGGCATCCCGGTCGGTCCAGGGCGTGGCTCGGCCGCCGGGTCGCTGGTCGCCTACGCCCTGCGCATCACCAACCTGGACCCCTTGCCCTACGACCTCCTCTTCGAGCGCTTCCTCAATATCGAACGGGTCAGCATGCCCGATATCGACGTCGATTTCTGCGAGCGCCGCCGCTACGAGGTCATCCGCTACGTCACCGAGCGCTACGGCGAAAACGCCGTGGCCCAGATCACCACCTTTGGCACCATGAAGGCCAAGGGCGTGGTCCGCGACGTCGGCCGGGCACTCGGCATGACCTTTGGCGAGACCGACCGCATCGCCAAGCTCATCCCCGACGAGCTCAAGATGACCATCGACAAGGCCCTTGAGCGCGAGCCCGAGCTCAAGGTCCTCATGCGCACCGACCCCCGGGTCGGGCATTTGATCGACATTTCCAAGCGCCTGGAGGGCCTGGCCCGCCACGCCTCCACCCACGCCGCCGGCGTGGTCGTGTCCGACACGGCCATGACCGAGTACGTGCCGCTCTATAAGGGCAAAAACAACGAAACCGTGACCCAGTGGGACATGAAGCGCGTGGAGAAGGCCGGACTCGTCAAGTTCGACTTCCTCGGCCTCAAGACCATGACGGTCATCGACGACGCCCTGAAAATCATTGAGGGCATGGGGGTCACGCCGCCGGACCTCGACACCCTGCCCTTTACCGACGAGAAGACCTACGAGCTTTTCGCCAAGGGCGACACGGACGGCATCTTCCAGGTGGAAAGCCAGGGCATGCGCAAATACCTGCGCATGCTACGGCCCAACTGCTTCGAGGACCTGATCGCCATGCTGGCCCTCTACCGGCCGGGTCCCCTCGGCTCGGGCATGGTCGAGCAGTTCATTCGCCGCAAGCACGGCGAGGACCCGGTCGAATATCCCCACCCGCGCCTGGAAGAGACGCTCAAGCCCACCTATGGCGTCATTGTCTACCAGGAACAGGTCATGAAGATCGCCCAGGTCCTGGCCAGCTTCTCGCTTGGCGCCGGCGACCTGCTCCGCCGGGCCATGGGCAAGAAAAACGCCGAGGAGATGGGCAAGCAGCGGCAGTTTTTCGTGGACGGCTGCGCGGGTAACGGCATCGAGGCCAAAAAGGCCAACGAGATCTTCGACTTGATGGAGAAGTTCGCGGAATACGGCTTCAACAAGTCCCACAGCGCCGCCTACGCCCTGATTTCCTACCACACGGCCTACTTGAAGGCCCACTATCCCGTCGCCTTCATGGCCGCGCTCATGACCTCGGACATGGAAAACCAGGACAAGCTCCTGCAATACATCGCCGCCTGCCGCGACAACGACATCGAACTGTGCCCGCCGGACGTCAACGCCGGGCTGCCGCACTTTTCCGTCAAGGACAACAAGATCCTCTACGGTCTGGCGGCTGTTAAAAACATCGGCCGCGACGCCGTGGCCGAGATCGTGGCCGAGCGCGAGGCGAACGGCCCCTTCACCTCGCTTCTCGACTTCACCAGCCGCGTGAACATGCGCAAGGTCACCAAGCGCGTCATCGAGTATCTCATCAAATGCGGGGCCTGCGACGGCTTCGGCTGCTCCCGGGCCGGACTCGTGGCCGGGCTCGACCAGGCGGCGGCCCTCGGCCAGAAGCGGGCGGCCGACAAGAACGACGGCCGGCTCTCGCTCATGACGCTCATGCCCGAAAAGCCCAAGCCCACCGTGGGCCTTGGCCTGTCCTGTCCCGAAGCCACGCTCCCGGAATGGCTCCACGAGGAGATGATGGCCTTTGAAAAAGAGGCCCTCGGCTTCTACCTGACCAGCCATCCGCTCCTGGCCTACGAGCGCGATCTCCGGGCCATGCGCACCACGACCCTCGCCCAGTGCGCCGGCATCGAGCCCGGCGTCGAGGTGAAAGTCGCCTGCATCTGCGTCTCCACCAAGGAAATCATCACCAAAAAAGGCCAGAAGATGGCCTTTTGCAAGCTGGAGGACCATCTCGGAGGCGAGGCCGAGGCCGTGGTCTTCTCGGACTGCTATGCCCTGTGCCGCGAGCACCTCGACGCCGACGCGCCGCTCTTTCTAACCGCCAAGATCGGGGCCACGGAAGAAGTGCAGGGCGAAGGCAAAAGGCTCATCAAGCTGCAAGCCGTGCGCATCGATCCCCTGGCCAAGATCATCGGTGGCAGCGATGAGCCCGTGGAAGTGATCGTGGCCTGCCCCGAGGAAAAGCCCGTGACCCTCGATCCCCTGGGCGACATCCTGCGCCGCTACCCAGGCCAGTGTACCGTCCACCTCGTGCTCTCCCTGCCGCGGGCCGTCTGCCGCCTGCGTCTGGGCCAGGAGTTCGGCGTGCGCCGCTGCGCCGAGCTGCGCCGCGAACTCGACGATTTCGAGCAAGGCGTCGTGGTTGCCAGACAGTAGGGCGGGGAGGAAGGCAGGGGGGAGGAAGATGCCTCCGGCGGCCGGGGGGCGTCACGCCCCCCGGACCCCCCGCACGGGTGGGCGGGGATGGGGGAAGCGGGTGGGGAGCGTGGTCGTGGTCGGGTATGCGTCGGTGTGGCCGGAATGGGCCGGACGACGCACGCCGCAAAGCCGGCGAGCACGTCCGGCCCATTCCGGCCACACAGGCCCGTCGCCCCGAAGACGGGGCGAGTAAAGAATTTTTACGTAAGAGAGCGCGGGCAGGTGGCCCTCCTTTCCTGATCCCCTTGTTTGGGGGCCGCGAGTGCCGGGGTGGTTTTGCATCCCGGCACTCGCGGCCCCCAGGTCGGGAGGGTCCGGGAGGGGGTGACCCCCTCCCGGCCGCCGGAGGCATCTTCATGCTTAATAACAAACGCGGCGTCTGGCAGTTGACGGTGACCGAATCTTTTAGCGCGTCGCACTGCCTGCGGGGCTACGAGGGGCCGTGCGAGAACCTGCACGGCCACAATTTCGGGGTCGAGGCGGTGGTGGAGGGCGAGCGGCTCGATGCCAAGGTCGAGTACCTGATGGATTTCAAGAAGCTGCGCGGCCGGTTGCGCGGGATCCTGGCCGAGTTGGACCACCGGCATTTAAACGACGTCGCGCCCTTTGACGGGGAGAATCCGTCGTCGGAGAATCTGGCCCGGCATATTTACAGAAGGCTCGAGGCGGCCCTGGCCGGCGAGGCCGTGACCCTGGTCGCGGTGTCGGTTTCGGAAAAGGACACGAGCAAGGCCACGTACCGCGAATTGTAGGACCAAGGCGGGGCGTGGACCGGCCTACTTGACGGAGCGTGACGTTGTGGCGCAGAGCATGGTCGAGGCAAGGCGCGGCACAGGCCGCCGCAACCCCCGGAGCAGGGCTTTGGAGCAGGCGGTGATCAGAAAGGTCTTTGAGACCATTTCGCTTCCCGGCGACAGCCGTCGGTTGGCCAAGGACGTGGTGGAGTACCTGGGCGGACACCTTTCCGACCCGGACGCCCTGCACGATCTGGACATCATCCTGACCGAAGCCTGCGCCAACGTCTGCCGCCACGCCTACGGCGGAGCCGCCGGCCGGTTGCAGGTCCGGCTCACCGTCAATACGGGCCGGTACGTGGAACTGGAGATCGTGGACTGGGGCAAGGGGTTCGCCGCCGACGCCCGCTTCGAGAATCCCGGCCCGGACTCCGAAGGCGGCCGGGGCCTCTACATCATGCGCATGCTTTCAAGCGACTGCCAGGTCCACCGGCGAAACGGCGAAAACGTGGTGTTCATCCACAAGGACATAGGGAGAGCGCGGTGGAAAAGCTGACCATCAAGCGCGACAGCGACGCGCTCATGCTGCGATACTCCGGTGAAATCACCCTGGAGATCACAGGCGACCTCAAGCGCCGCCTGGACGCGGAACTGGAAGACGCGGAAGTGAAGGCCGTGATCATCGACCTGTCCGACGTCAGTTTCATGGATTCCTCGGGCATCGGTTTCCTGGTCTCGGCCAACACCCGGATGCGCAGTTCCGGCCGATCCTTTTTCCTCTACAAACTGAGCAAGCCCGTGGAAAAGACCCTGGGGCTTGTCCAGCTCCTCCAGTTTTTCCAGATCCTTGCCGACGAAGAAGCCCTGGCCGCCATCCGCGGCTGACCGGGCGTCATGACCACTGCCGCCCTTGTCGCCACGCCGGTTTTTGACGCGGACCGCTTGGCGGACGTCCGTCTGCGGGTGGCCGGCAAGGCCTGGAGCCTGGCCGGACGAAGCGGCGTCGCCGCCGAGGAGGCCCGGGCCAGGGAGCTTGTCGCCGCAGGCGGCCTGCCGGTCTTTTTGGGAGCCGGGCTCGGCGTGGCCGTCAGGCGCTGCCGGGAGGCCGGCCTGCCCGTGGCGGTCGTGGACAAGGAAGCGGCCATAAGCGAGGCCACGGGCCTTCGCCGGGCCGTGGCCGGCGATCCGGAGCTCCTGTGGATCGACGCCCCGGACGCGGCCACGGCCGCCGCCCTGGTCCGGGAGTTCGCCGTCCGCCACGTTCCGGCCACGCCCACACTCGTTTCCCATCCCGTCTACCTCCGGCTCGACCCGGCCTATTACGGCGTCCTGCCCCGGCTGCTGACGGCGCACCCGGCCGAGACGCCCCTGCCGCAGCGGTCCCTTTTCCAACAGGCCTTGCCCCGGGTCCTGTGCCTGACCAGCCGGCTTTTTCTCCTTGGCGAAGTGACCCGGGCCTGCGAGCGCCTGGGCGCGCCGTGCCGGTACCTGGAGACCGGCGACGAGCTCGACCGCGACGCCTTCGTGGCCCTGGTGCGCGGGGCGGTTGCGGCCTTTCGCCCGGACTTCGTGCTGACGGTCAACCACTTGGGCGTCGACCGCGAGGGCGTGCTCCTGGAACTTCTGGCCGGCTTGCGCCTGCCCTTGGCCTCGTGGTTCGTGGACAGCCCGGAGTTGACCCTGCCGCTCTACCGGCCGGCGGCCACGGCCGACACCGTCCTTTTCACCTGGGACACGGACAGCCTCGAACCGCTCCGGGCGGCCGGCTTTCCCCACGTCCACTACCTGCCGCTGGCCGCCGACGAGACCCGCTTCCATCCCCGGACCCGTTTGCCCGAAGCCCATCCCTGGCGGGCCCGGGTATCTTTCGTCGGCAATTCCATGCGGCTTAAAACCGCCTTGCGCCTGGCCGCCTCCGAGCCGTCGCCGGAGCTTCTTGCCGCCTTCGGCGACCTGGCCGCGAGCTTCGGCCCCTCGCCCCGGCGGCTGGTCCGCGACCACCTGGCCGATGTCCGGCCGGACCTGCTCCCGGCCTACG encodes:
- a CDS encoding VOC family protein, with the protein product MAIRYVHTNLIARDWRALASFYVRLFDCRPVPPERDLSGGWLDAATGLDGAHITGLHLRLPGHGDTGPTLEIFSYDDLAERPDVAPNTPGFAHLAFLVDDVPAMAEAVLAAGGSAVGELGTRDVPDVGRLAFRYMRDPEGNMIELLHWS
- the dnaE gene encoding DNA polymerase III subunit alpha, with translation MSDFVHLHCHTEYSLLDGAIRIGDLVKTAASFGSPAAAITDHGNLHGALIFYDYAKKAGIKPIIGCEVYVTAASRHDRDPRNPRYHLVLLAQNLAGYKNLLKLVTLGHTEGMYYKPRVDKELLGKYGEGLIALSACLKGEINQRLLKEGKDQAVACAREYMALFPDRFYFEIQANGIPEQQTVNDFLIDLSDDLKVPLVATNDCHYLRAEDAEAHDVLLCIQTAACVDDAKRMRFTTKDLYYRSPDEMAEAFAHVPQALANTCEIAERVDLSLKFGDYHFPVYKTPPGKSLDDVMADMARQGLRDRLAKMPDAEPKKYWDRLELELDVIKQMGFPGYFLIVQDFINWAKDHGIPVGPGRGSAAGSLVAYALRITNLDPLPYDLLFERFLNIERVSMPDIDVDFCERRRYEVIRYVTERYGENAVAQITTFGTMKAKGVVRDVGRALGMTFGETDRIAKLIPDELKMTIDKALEREPELKVLMRTDPRVGHLIDISKRLEGLARHASTHAAGVVVSDTAMTEYVPLYKGKNNETVTQWDMKRVEKAGLVKFDFLGLKTMTVIDDALKIIEGMGVTPPDLDTLPFTDEKTYELFAKGDTDGIFQVESQGMRKYLRMLRPNCFEDLIAMLALYRPGPLGSGMVEQFIRRKHGEDPVEYPHPRLEETLKPTYGVIVYQEQVMKIAQVLASFSLGAGDLLRRAMGKKNAEEMGKQRQFFVDGCAGNGIEAKKANEIFDLMEKFAEYGFNKSHSAAYALISYHTAYLKAHYPVAFMAALMTSDMENQDKLLQYIAACRDNDIELCPPDVNAGLPHFSVKDNKILYGLAAVKNIGRDAVAEIVAEREANGPFTSLLDFTSRVNMRKVTKRVIEYLIKCGACDGFGCSRAGLVAGLDQAAALGQKRAADKNDGRLSLMTLMPEKPKPTVGLGLSCPEATLPEWLHEEMMAFEKEALGFYLTSHPLLAYERDLRAMRTTTLAQCAGIEPGVEVKVACICVSTKEIITKKGQKMAFCKLEDHLGGEAEAVVFSDCYALCREHLDADAPLFLTAKIGATEEVQGEGKRLIKLQAVRIDPLAKIIGGSDEPVEVIVACPEEKPVTLDPLGDILRRYPGQCTVHLVLSLPRAVCRLRLGQEFGVRRCAELRRELDDFEQGVVVARQ
- the queD gene encoding 6-carboxytetrahydropterin synthase QueD is translated as MLNNKRGVWQLTVTESFSASHCLRGYEGPCENLHGHNFGVEAVVEGERLDAKVEYLMDFKKLRGRLRGILAELDHRHLNDVAPFDGENPSSENLARHIYRRLEAALAGEAVTLVAVSVSEKDTSKATYREL
- a CDS encoding ATP-binding protein, whose protein sequence is MIRKVFETISLPGDSRRLAKDVVEYLGGHLSDPDALHDLDIILTEACANVCRHAYGGAAGRLQVRLTVNTGRYVELEIVDWGKGFAADARFENPGPDSEGGRGLYIMRMLSSDCQVHRRNGENVVFIHKDIGRARWKS
- a CDS encoding STAS domain-containing protein, which gives rise to MEKLTIKRDSDALMLRYSGEITLEITGDLKRRLDAELEDAEVKAVIIDLSDVSFMDSSGIGFLVSANTRMRSSGRSFFLYKLSKPVEKTLGLVQLLQFFQILADEEALAAIRG
- a CDS encoding CgeB family protein, encoding MTTAALVATPVFDADRLADVRLRVAGKAWSLAGRSGVAAEEARARELVAAGGLPVFLGAGLGVAVRRCREAGLPVAVVDKEAAISEATGLRRAVAGDPELLWIDAPDAATAAALVREFAVRHVPATPTLVSHPVYLRLDPAYYGVLPRLLTAHPAETPLPQRSLFQQALPRVLCLTSRLFLLGEVTRACERLGAPCRYLETGDELDRDAFVALVRGAVAAFRPDFVLTVNHLGVDREGVLLELLAGLRLPLASWFVDSPELTLPLYRPAATADTVLFTWDTDSLEPLRAAGFPHVHYLPLAADETRFHPRTRLPEAHPWRARVSFVGNSMRLKTALRLAASEPSPELLAAFGDLAASFGPSPRRLVRDHLADVRPDLLPAYEALGTTERRLAYETAVIWESTRRYRAACVEGTMAHRPLLVGDAGWSDTFAGEGTRWRRLPELAYYDQLPDFYPLSDVNFNATSLQMKGAVNQRVFDVPACRAFLLTDARRQMERLFEPGREVAVYASPEEAGELLARYLADPAARAALARAGHRRVLAEHTYPRRMTELFAVMRQTFKARP